One part of the Rutidosis leptorrhynchoides isolate AG116_Rl617_1_P2 chromosome 1, CSIRO_AGI_Rlap_v1, whole genome shotgun sequence genome encodes these proteins:
- the LOC139845640 gene encoding acyl-coenzyme A oxidase 4, peroxisomal, protein MTIQDEQNKDLPSSYFNYPALDISMAFPQATAASIFPPCKSDYYQFDDLLTPEEQALRLKVRECVERDVAPIMTKYWEKAEFPFEIVPKLGALNIAGGTIKGYGCPGLSVTANAIVTAEIARVDASCSTFILVHSSLAMLTISLCGSETQKQKYLPSLAKLDTIACWGLTEPDYGSDASALRTTATKVDGGWILEGQKRWIGNSTFADILVIFAKNKDTNQINGFIVKKNVAGLQATKIENKIGLRMVQNGDILLQRVFVPDDDRLPGVNSFQDTSKVLAVSRVMVAWQPIGITMGVYDMCHRYLLERKQFGAPLAAFQINQQKLVQMLSNIQAMFLIGWRLCKLYESGKLTPGQASLGKSWITLRARETVALGRELLGGNGILSDFLVAKAFGDLEPIYTYEGTYDINTLVTGREITGIASFKPVAKTTRSRL, encoded by the exons ATGACTATTCAAG ATGAACAGAACAAGGATTTACCGAGCTCGTATTTTAATTATCCGGCACTGGATATCTCCATGGCATTTCCTCAAGCTACAGCAGCTTCAATCTTTCCACCTTGCA AATCAGACTACTACCAGTTCGATGACCTTTTGACCCCTGAGGAGCAAGCTCTGAGACTCAAAGTTAGGGAGTGTGTTGAGAGAGATGTTGCTCCAATTATGACCAAG TACTGGGAGAAGGCGGAATTTCCATTCGAAATTGTTCCAAAGCTAGGTGCTTTGAATATAGCCGGTGGAACTATAAAG GGTTATGGGTGTCCAGGTCTGTCTGTCACTGCAAATGCTATAGTTACTGCAGAGATAGCTAGAGTTGATGCTAGCTGCTCGACTTTCATTTTAGTGCATTCTTCTTTGGCAATGCTCACTATAT CTCTTTGCGGGTCAGAAACACAGAAACAGAAGTATTTGCCATCACTGGCCAAATTAGACACAATAGCTTGTTGG GGTTTGACTGAACCTGACTATGGAAGTGATGCTAGTGCTCTTCGAACAACTGCAACAAAG GTGGACGGAGGTTGGATTCTTGAAGGCCAAAAGCGTTGGATTGGAAACAGCACTTTTGCAGATATTTTGGTTATTTTTGCTAAAAACAAAGACACAAACCAGATAAATGG ATTCATTGTAAAGAAGAATGTAGCTGGTTTACAAGCTACAAAGATTGAGAATAAAATTGGGCTGAGAATGGTTCAAAATGGAGATATTCTCTTACAGCGAGTTTTTGTACCTGATGACGACAGGCTACCTGGGGTCAACTCCTTCCAAGATACAAGCAAA GTGCTTGCCGTTTCCCGTGTTATGGTTGCCTGGCAACCTATAGGCATCACCATGGGTGTCTACGACATGTGCCATAG ATACTTACTAGAGAGAAAGCAGTTTGGAGCCCCGTTGGCAGCTTTCCAAATTAACCAGCAGAAGCTAGTTCAAATGCTGTCCAATATCCAAGCAATGTTTCTCATTGGTTGGCGCCTTTGCAAGTTGTACGAGAGTGGTAAATTGACTCCTGGTCAAGCTAGCTTGGGCAAG TCATGGATCACGTTGAGGGCTAGAGAGACCGTTGCACTAGGTCGCGAGTTACTTGGTGGAAATGGAATATTATCCGACTTTTTAGTTGCCAAG GCTTTTGGAGATTTGGAGCCCATCTACACGTATGAGGGAACGTATGACATTAACACCTTGGTCACGGGTCGGGAGATTACAGGTATTGCAAGTTTTAAGCCTGTTGCAAAGACGACTCGAAGCCGCTTGTAA